A portion of the Lolium rigidum isolate FL_2022 chromosome 1, APGP_CSIRO_Lrig_0.1, whole genome shotgun sequence genome contains these proteins:
- the LOC124683124 gene encoding enhancer of mRNA-decapping protein 4-like isoform X2, whose translation MASPSGNPNPTSSAPFELARLFNPPANPTTVPSPTGIFPGAPPGAPMTSGPPGPYSYPPATPPFHRNPYLPYPPDPTSAVHFPAAAYTNPNPTPNPLPIPNPGPNPSARLMQLLGNAHLEPTSSPSDFSSGVPAGMPSAPTARMPSAPPARMASSKMPRGRLLGPGDSAVHDVDSRLPGEARPPQLEVTPITKYTSDPGLVLGRQIAVNRNYIVYGLKMGNIRVLNINTALRSLLRGHTQRVTDMAFFAEDVHRLASASVDGRIYVWKIDEGPDDENKPQITGKIEIAIQIGDAEIYHPRICWHSHKQEILFIGIGNCVLRIDTTKVGRGRDFNVEEPLKCTLDKLIDGVYLVGKHDGDVTDLSLSQWMTTRLASASTDGTVKIWDDRRALPLSVIKPHDGKAVYSVSFLTAPEQPNHINLVTAGPLNREVKIWASSDKEGWLLPSESETWRCTQALELVSSLEHKHEEAFFNQVAVLPQASLILLANAKKNAIYAVHVEYGPDPASTRLDYIADFTVAMPILSLTGTYGSQPDGEQVVQVYCVQTMAIQQYGLEVSLCLPPTADNTSLGRDPALSHVYDRPLEVASVESSSGTKPLSDHQGTDADTTAHVPSLTPTSNMNNAGSSADPSKGPSLGDHDGDQSSFDYSSKKVINGDGTSGQGAFGREDSVRKEDPTGQGVIPSAETTAKGSPQNVEVESKHVVEKKPDQNVKFEAAKETQIVHEKMERLNMSSEQSVESISERSVTTDKYNVEDSRRSDPMLLKQHSGAGDGNVRSRTTEVPEKTDVSVASRNLQLPAATIQKVLHPQVSGQLSPLTSSFNSNDSSPSNANPAIDSASQVAAIQGTLHQLMAMQTDMQKQLNTIVSAPIAKEGKRIETSLGRNLEKSVKANVDAMWARFQEENARHEKAEKERTQQFATLITTSINKDIPAMLEKSLKKEISSLGTNVARTTVPIIEKSLSSAVSDSLQKVLGEKVVNQLDKSISTKLEATVTKQIQTQFHTSVRQALQDSLRSSFESSVIPAFEQSCKTMFEQVDGAFQKGMSEHGAAIQQRVAAGHTPLAQTLRETINSASSITQGLTSELLDGQRKLLALVASGNPISHNSVLQPTNGPAPKLPEADVPLDPLNELSRLISERKFDEAFTMALQRSDLFMVSWLCSQVDLQGLCTLNPVPLNQWVLLALLQQLACDIGNDTPVKLQWMKAVGMAIQPADQTIAVHVRPIFEQVYGVLAHQQSLPGISPLEANDIRLMMHVINSVLLSYK comes from the exons ATGGCGTCGCCGTcgggaaaccctaaccctacctccAGCGCCCCCTTCGAGCTCGCCAGGCTTTTCAACCCTCCCGCAAACCCCACAACCGTCCCGAGTCCCACCGGCATCTTCCCGGGGGCCCCGCCCGGCGCTCCGATGACCTCTGGCCCGCCAGGACCCTACTCCTACCCGCCGGCGACGCCGCCCTTCCACCGCAACCCCTACCTCCCCTACCCGCCCGATCCCACCAGCGCCGTCCACTTCCCAGCCGCCGCCTACACGAACCCTAACCCCACTCCAAACCCTCTCCCTATCCCCAACCCCGGACCCAACCCGAGCGCCCGGCTCATGCAGCTGCTGGGCAACGCCCACCTCGAGCCCACGTCGTCGCCTTCAGACTTCTCCTCCGGGGTGCCGGCGGGGATGCCGTCCGCGCCGACCGCGAGGATGCCGTCCGCGCCGCCGGCGAGGATGGCCAGCAGCAAGATGCCCCGGGGCAGGCTGCTGGGGCCCGGGGACAGCGCCGTGCATGACGTCGACTCTCGGCTGCCCGGGGAGGCCCGGCCGCCGCAGCTGGAGGTGACGCCCATCACCAAGTACACGTCCGACCCGGGGTTAGTGCTGGGCCGGCAGATCGCCGTGAACCGGAACTACATCGTGTACGGCCTCAAGATGGGGAACATACGCGTGCTCAACATCAACACCGCGCTCCGCTCGCTCCTCCGTGGGCACACACAG agGGTGACAGACATGGCTTTCTTTGCAGAAGATGTCCATCGTTTAGCAAG TGCAAGTGTGGATGGGCGTATATATGTCTGGAAGATCGACGAGGGACCAGATGATGAAAATAAACCACAAATCACAGGAAAGATTGAAATTGCCATCCAGATAGGAGATGCTGAAATTTACCATCCAAGAATATGCTGGCACTCCCATAAGCAA GAAATTCTGTTTATTGGAATTGGGAACTGCGTCTTAAGAATAGATACAACTAAAGTGGGAAGAGGAAGAGACTTCAATGTAGAAGAGCCTCTTAAATGCACACTTGACAAGCTGATTGATGGTGTGTACTTGGTTGGTAAACATGACGGGGATGTCACTGATCTGTCTTTATCTCAGTGGATGACTACCCGTCTGGCTTCAGCATCAACAGATGGCACG GTAAAAATCTGGGATGATCGCAGAGCATTGCCTCTATCTGTGATTAAACCACATGATGGTAAAGCTGTTTACTCAGTTTCTTTCCTTACGGCACCTGAGCAACCAAATCATATAAATCTTGTTACAGCG GGCCCTCTCAATCGAGAAGTAAAAATCTGGGCTTCCTCTGATAAGGAAGGTTGGTTGTTGCCAAGTGAGTCTGAGACTTGGAGATGCACTCAAGCTCTGGAACTTGTGAGTTCTCTAGAACATAAGCACGAGGAAGCATTTTTCAACCAAGTAGCAGTGTTGCCACAAGCTAGCCTTATTTTGCTTGCGAATGCCAAAAAGAATGCTATATATGCTGTCCATGTTGAATATGGCCCAGATCCTGCTTCTACTCGGTTGGACTATATAGCGGATTTCACAGTTGCAATGCCTATTTTAAGTCTGACGGGAACATACGGAAGCCAACCAGATGGTGAACAAGTAGTGCAAGTATATTGTGTCCAGACAATGGCTATTCAGCAGTATGGTCTGGAGGTATCACTCTGTTTGCCTCCTACGGCTGATAATACTAGTCTTGGTAGGGATCCGGCTCTTTCACATGTATATGACAGACCTCTAGAAGTGGCATCGGTGGAGTCATCCTCAGGAACCAAACCATTGAGTGATCATCAGGGCACAG ATGCCGATACTACTGCTCATGTTCCATCCTTGACTCCTACATCAAACATGAATAATGCCGGATCTAGTGCAGATCCTTCAAAAGGTCCATCTCTTGGTGATCATGATGGGGATCAGTCATCTTTTGATTATTCGAGTAAGAAAGTGATCAATGGTGACGGTACAAGTGGGCAAGGAGCATTTGGCAGAGAGGATAGCGTCAGGAAGGAAGACCCAACAGGCCAAG GTGTGATCCCATCTGCTGAAACAACTGCAAAAGGCAGCCCACAGAATGTTGAAGTGGAGTCAAAACATGTGGTTGAGAAAAAACCAGATCAAAATGTTAAATTTGAGGCTGCTAAGGAGACCCAAATTGTTCATGAGAAAATGGAGAGACTGAACATGTCTTCGGAGCAATCTGTAGAGTCAATCAGTGAACGCTCAGTAACAACTGACAAGTACAACGTGGAAGACTCCCGAAGATCAGATCCCATGCTTTTGAAACAACATTCCGGTGCCGGGGATGGAAATGTTCGAAGTAGAACAACTGAAGTTCCTGAGAAAACTGATGTCTCTGTTGCTTCAAGGAACTTGCAGTTACCTGCAGCTACCATACAGAAAGTTCTGCATCCTCAGGTCTCTGGGCAGTTGTCTCCTCTTACAAGCAGTTTCAACTCTAATGATTCCTCTCCAAGCAATGCAAACCCTGCAATTGATTCCGCCTCGCAAGTAGCTGCTATTCAAGGAACATTGCACCAG CTTATGGCCATGCAAACTGACATGCAAAAGCAGCTGAACACAATTGTGTCTGCTCCTATTGCAAAGGAGGGCAAAAGGATCGAGACATCACTAGGGCGTAACTTGGAGAAATCCGTAAAGGCCAACGTTGATGCCATGTGGGCCCGTTTCCAGGAGGAAAATGCAAGGCATGAAAAGGCTGAGAAAGAGCGAACACAGCAGTTTGCTACTCTAATCACAACCTCTATAAACAAGGATATTCCTGCTATGCTGGAGAAGTCATTGAAGAAAGAAATATCTTCACTGGGAACCAATGTTGCACGGACAACAGTACCTATCATTGAGAAGTCATTGTCTTCTGCTGTTTCTGATTCACTTCAG AAAGTTCTCGGTGAAAAGGTGGTGAATCAGCTGGATAAGTCTATAAGTACGAAACTTGAAGCTACAGTGACCAAGCAGATCCAAACACAGTTCCATACATCAGTCAGGCAGGCTCTTCAG GATTCTTTACGGTCAAGCTTTGAGTCATCGGTTATCCCAGCATTTGAACAATCTTGTAAAACAATGTTCGAGCAAGTGGACGGTGCATTCCAGAAGGGTATGTCCGAGCATGGTGCTGCTATCCAGCAGCGGGTCGCAGCAGGACATACTCCACTGGCACAAACACTAAGG GAAACAATCAATTCAGCATCATCAATTACACAGGGTCTTACATCAGAGCTACTTGATGGCCAGCGCAAGCTTTTGGCACTTGTTGCATCGGGGAACCCAATATCACATAATAGTGTTTTGCAGCCTACTAATGGTCCAGCGCCTAAGCTCCCTGAG GCTGATGTTCCACTTgacccgctgaatgagcttagcaGATTAATATCTGAGCGTAAATTTGACGAAGCGTTTACAATGGCTCTTCAAAGAAGTGATCTCTTCATGGTGTCTTGGTTATGCTCTCAG GTTGATTTGCAAGGGTTGTGTACGCTGAACCCGGTGCCTCTAAACCAATGGGTGCTTCTAGCCCTTCTCCAGCAGCTAGCATGCGACATAGGCAATGACACCCCCGTGAAGCTTCAGTGGATGAAGGCCGTCGGCATGGCGATCCAACCAGCAGATCAGACGATTGCCGTGCATGTGAGGCCGATATTCGAGCAGGTCTATGGCGTGTTGGCCCACCAGCAGTCGTTGCCGGGAATCAGTCCGCTGGAAGCAAACGACATCCGGCTGATGATGCATGTGATCAACTCGGTGCTGCTGAGCTACAAGTAA
- the LOC124683124 gene encoding enhancer of mRNA-decapping protein 4-like isoform X1: protein MASPSGNPNPTSSAPFELARLFNPPANPTTVPSPTGIFPGAPPGAPMTSGPPGPYSYPPATPPFHRNPYLPYPPDPTSAVHFPAAAYTNPNPTPNPLPIPNPGPNPSARLMQLLGNAHLEPTSSPSDFSSGVPAGMPSAPTARMPSAPPARMASSKMPRGRLLGPGDSAVHDVDSRLPGEARPPQLEVTPITKYTSDPGLVLGRQIAVNRNYIVYGLKMGNIRVLNINTALRSLLRGHTQRVTDMAFFAEDVHRLASASVDGRIYVWKIDEGPDDENKPQITGKIEIAIQIGDAEIYHPRICWHSHKQEILFIGIGNCVLRIDTTKVGRGRDFNVEEPLKCTLDKLIDGVYLVGKHDGDVTDLSLSQWMTTRLASASTDGTVKIWDDRRALPLSVIKPHDGKAVYSVSFLTAPEQPNHINLVTAGPLNREVKIWASSDKEGWLLPSESETWRCTQALELVSSLEHKHEEAFFNQVAVLPQASLILLANAKKNAIYAVHVEYGPDPASTRLDYIADFTVAMPILSLTGTYGSQPDGEQVVQVYCVQTMAIQQYGLEVSLCLPPTADNTSLGRDPALSHVYDRPLEVASVESSSGTKPLSDHQGTDADTTAHVPSLTPTSNMNNAGSSADPSKGPSLGDHDGDQSSFDYSSKKVINGDGTSGQGAFGREDSVRKEDPTGQGDATVSDAHSTFNGRGNATHLITPSEIISGVIPSAETTAKGSPQNVEVESKHVVEKKPDQNVKFEAAKETQIVHEKMERLNMSSEQSVESISERSVTTDKYNVEDSRRSDPMLLKQHSGAGDGNVRSRTTEVPEKTDVSVASRNLQLPAATIQKVLHPQVSGQLSPLTSSFNSNDSSPSNANPAIDSASQVAAIQGTLHQLMAMQTDMQKQLNTIVSAPIAKEGKRIETSLGRNLEKSVKANVDAMWARFQEENARHEKAEKERTQQFATLITTSINKDIPAMLEKSLKKEISSLGTNVARTTVPIIEKSLSSAVSDSLQKVLGEKVVNQLDKSISTKLEATVTKQIQTQFHTSVRQALQDSLRSSFESSVIPAFEQSCKTMFEQVDGAFQKGMSEHGAAIQQRVAAGHTPLAQTLRETINSASSITQGLTSELLDGQRKLLALVASGNPISHNSVLQPTNGPAPKLPEADVPLDPLNELSRLISERKFDEAFTMALQRSDLFMVSWLCSQVDLQGLCTLNPVPLNQWVLLALLQQLACDIGNDTPVKLQWMKAVGMAIQPADQTIAVHVRPIFEQVYGVLAHQQSLPGISPLEANDIRLMMHVINSVLLSYK, encoded by the exons ATGGCGTCGCCGTcgggaaaccctaaccctacctccAGCGCCCCCTTCGAGCTCGCCAGGCTTTTCAACCCTCCCGCAAACCCCACAACCGTCCCGAGTCCCACCGGCATCTTCCCGGGGGCCCCGCCCGGCGCTCCGATGACCTCTGGCCCGCCAGGACCCTACTCCTACCCGCCGGCGACGCCGCCCTTCCACCGCAACCCCTACCTCCCCTACCCGCCCGATCCCACCAGCGCCGTCCACTTCCCAGCCGCCGCCTACACGAACCCTAACCCCACTCCAAACCCTCTCCCTATCCCCAACCCCGGACCCAACCCGAGCGCCCGGCTCATGCAGCTGCTGGGCAACGCCCACCTCGAGCCCACGTCGTCGCCTTCAGACTTCTCCTCCGGGGTGCCGGCGGGGATGCCGTCCGCGCCGACCGCGAGGATGCCGTCCGCGCCGCCGGCGAGGATGGCCAGCAGCAAGATGCCCCGGGGCAGGCTGCTGGGGCCCGGGGACAGCGCCGTGCATGACGTCGACTCTCGGCTGCCCGGGGAGGCCCGGCCGCCGCAGCTGGAGGTGACGCCCATCACCAAGTACACGTCCGACCCGGGGTTAGTGCTGGGCCGGCAGATCGCCGTGAACCGGAACTACATCGTGTACGGCCTCAAGATGGGGAACATACGCGTGCTCAACATCAACACCGCGCTCCGCTCGCTCCTCCGTGGGCACACACAG agGGTGACAGACATGGCTTTCTTTGCAGAAGATGTCCATCGTTTAGCAAG TGCAAGTGTGGATGGGCGTATATATGTCTGGAAGATCGACGAGGGACCAGATGATGAAAATAAACCACAAATCACAGGAAAGATTGAAATTGCCATCCAGATAGGAGATGCTGAAATTTACCATCCAAGAATATGCTGGCACTCCCATAAGCAA GAAATTCTGTTTATTGGAATTGGGAACTGCGTCTTAAGAATAGATACAACTAAAGTGGGAAGAGGAAGAGACTTCAATGTAGAAGAGCCTCTTAAATGCACACTTGACAAGCTGATTGATGGTGTGTACTTGGTTGGTAAACATGACGGGGATGTCACTGATCTGTCTTTATCTCAGTGGATGACTACCCGTCTGGCTTCAGCATCAACAGATGGCACG GTAAAAATCTGGGATGATCGCAGAGCATTGCCTCTATCTGTGATTAAACCACATGATGGTAAAGCTGTTTACTCAGTTTCTTTCCTTACGGCACCTGAGCAACCAAATCATATAAATCTTGTTACAGCG GGCCCTCTCAATCGAGAAGTAAAAATCTGGGCTTCCTCTGATAAGGAAGGTTGGTTGTTGCCAAGTGAGTCTGAGACTTGGAGATGCACTCAAGCTCTGGAACTTGTGAGTTCTCTAGAACATAAGCACGAGGAAGCATTTTTCAACCAAGTAGCAGTGTTGCCACAAGCTAGCCTTATTTTGCTTGCGAATGCCAAAAAGAATGCTATATATGCTGTCCATGTTGAATATGGCCCAGATCCTGCTTCTACTCGGTTGGACTATATAGCGGATTTCACAGTTGCAATGCCTATTTTAAGTCTGACGGGAACATACGGAAGCCAACCAGATGGTGAACAAGTAGTGCAAGTATATTGTGTCCAGACAATGGCTATTCAGCAGTATGGTCTGGAGGTATCACTCTGTTTGCCTCCTACGGCTGATAATACTAGTCTTGGTAGGGATCCGGCTCTTTCACATGTATATGACAGACCTCTAGAAGTGGCATCGGTGGAGTCATCCTCAGGAACCAAACCATTGAGTGATCATCAGGGCACAG ATGCCGATACTACTGCTCATGTTCCATCCTTGACTCCTACATCAAACATGAATAATGCCGGATCTAGTGCAGATCCTTCAAAAGGTCCATCTCTTGGTGATCATGATGGGGATCAGTCATCTTTTGATTATTCGAGTAAGAAAGTGATCAATGGTGACGGTACAAGTGGGCAAGGAGCATTTGGCAGAGAGGATAGCGTCAGGAAGGAAGACCCAACAGGCCAAGGTGATGCTACAGTTTCGGATGCTCACTCCACGTTTAACGGCAGAGGGAACGCCACACACTTGATAACCCCATCTGAAATTATTTCAGGTGTGATCCCATCTGCTGAAACAACTGCAAAAGGCAGCCCACAGAATGTTGAAGTGGAGTCAAAACATGTGGTTGAGAAAAAACCAGATCAAAATGTTAAATTTGAGGCTGCTAAGGAGACCCAAATTGTTCATGAGAAAATGGAGAGACTGAACATGTCTTCGGAGCAATCTGTAGAGTCAATCAGTGAACGCTCAGTAACAACTGACAAGTACAACGTGGAAGACTCCCGAAGATCAGATCCCATGCTTTTGAAACAACATTCCGGTGCCGGGGATGGAAATGTTCGAAGTAGAACAACTGAAGTTCCTGAGAAAACTGATGTCTCTGTTGCTTCAAGGAACTTGCAGTTACCTGCAGCTACCATACAGAAAGTTCTGCATCCTCAGGTCTCTGGGCAGTTGTCTCCTCTTACAAGCAGTTTCAACTCTAATGATTCCTCTCCAAGCAATGCAAACCCTGCAATTGATTCCGCCTCGCAAGTAGCTGCTATTCAAGGAACATTGCACCAG CTTATGGCCATGCAAACTGACATGCAAAAGCAGCTGAACACAATTGTGTCTGCTCCTATTGCAAAGGAGGGCAAAAGGATCGAGACATCACTAGGGCGTAACTTGGAGAAATCCGTAAAGGCCAACGTTGATGCCATGTGGGCCCGTTTCCAGGAGGAAAATGCAAGGCATGAAAAGGCTGAGAAAGAGCGAACACAGCAGTTTGCTACTCTAATCACAACCTCTATAAACAAGGATATTCCTGCTATGCTGGAGAAGTCATTGAAGAAAGAAATATCTTCACTGGGAACCAATGTTGCACGGACAACAGTACCTATCATTGAGAAGTCATTGTCTTCTGCTGTTTCTGATTCACTTCAG AAAGTTCTCGGTGAAAAGGTGGTGAATCAGCTGGATAAGTCTATAAGTACGAAACTTGAAGCTACAGTGACCAAGCAGATCCAAACACAGTTCCATACATCAGTCAGGCAGGCTCTTCAG GATTCTTTACGGTCAAGCTTTGAGTCATCGGTTATCCCAGCATTTGAACAATCTTGTAAAACAATGTTCGAGCAAGTGGACGGTGCATTCCAGAAGGGTATGTCCGAGCATGGTGCTGCTATCCAGCAGCGGGTCGCAGCAGGACATACTCCACTGGCACAAACACTAAGG GAAACAATCAATTCAGCATCATCAATTACACAGGGTCTTACATCAGAGCTACTTGATGGCCAGCGCAAGCTTTTGGCACTTGTTGCATCGGGGAACCCAATATCACATAATAGTGTTTTGCAGCCTACTAATGGTCCAGCGCCTAAGCTCCCTGAG GCTGATGTTCCACTTgacccgctgaatgagcttagcaGATTAATATCTGAGCGTAAATTTGACGAAGCGTTTACAATGGCTCTTCAAAGAAGTGATCTCTTCATGGTGTCTTGGTTATGCTCTCAG GTTGATTTGCAAGGGTTGTGTACGCTGAACCCGGTGCCTCTAAACCAATGGGTGCTTCTAGCCCTTCTCCAGCAGCTAGCATGCGACATAGGCAATGACACCCCCGTGAAGCTTCAGTGGATGAAGGCCGTCGGCATGGCGATCCAACCAGCAGATCAGACGATTGCCGTGCATGTGAGGCCGATATTCGAGCAGGTCTATGGCGTGTTGGCCCACCAGCAGTCGTTGCCGGGAATCAGTCCGCTGGAAGCAAACGACATCCGGCTGATGATGCATGTGATCAACTCGGTGCTGCTGAGCTACAAGTAA